aaatctgataaattctttattttatgatataaaatgttgtttaaaatcatgaaaactacatttagtctatgtttctattaaaaaattaaataactctattaagtaattttattatttttaaaataaaaaaatacttatataagtaattaaaaaaaataacttgtttaagtaacaCCCCTGACTGCTAAAAGGATATCATGATTAACAATACTTCCTTTTTATCGGGCTTTGTATTATCAGAATCAAACGAACGTACGTTTCCTGTGAGTTAAAATTAACGCCAACTACTATACATAACTTTATTTCCTCTATTATAGATAATTGTTCTTTGATAACTTGACAGCCAAAACacaggggataataaactacgGACGGATTTCTATTGAGCATTTATTCCTATGTACAACTTCAGATTTAATAGTTCGTTCGAGGATCATTTAAGGTTATTCTGGTCTTTTTTTTTCGTATCCCAGaataaaaagtaagaaaaaataataactaacaTTTTAGCCTGTTAGATTATAACAATGACACTTTTTCAGCATTCGTTGATAAGAACATAAATCTAGGGTGCTAGCATAAAGTAGCTTATGTGTTCAATTATATTGTAGAAACAAACGGACCTTCACGGACAGAATGAGTTTTTGAGAGTATTTATTTGAGGGAgcccgcccccccccctttgggaaaaaaattggttgcttatattggaaatcactgaagcgtgattGGAGCGGGCACCCttttaggcagtcagtgggcccccacttatgaaaatttctggatccgccactgaatctgtgaaatattgaaataaaatttaaaaaatctgttattcaaattttatcagGTTCAACATTGTTCAACAGAAGCCGGTTAtagattttcaatattattgcagagttttatatttttaaaatacttattaaatataaattactgATTATTGTTGCTGAAAACAGACGAAAACAAACGCATAAATATAAACGGATCCGGAGTTGATTGTTTATCAACGTTTTTCTACCTTATGCCGTCGTTAATTATATGTCAAGTTCAAAGTTAAACacatataatttttcataatcgATTGTGTATTATTCCGAAAATGAACGTTATGTCAGAGTACAATATAATATTAGGTGTAAAGGACATGTGTATAGTTCaatttttcgatattttaaataactttgtCAGATACACCGTTTTGAATATTGAACTCGACGTTCTTGATATTGACAAAATCACACTATAAAAATGACATTGTAATCCAACAGCTGTTAATATgataatttcatgaaaacatTCAGTTTACTGTGTATTATCTCTGTAAGACTTGTGTaagatatgttatatatatatttatatctactGGTGTCGGTTTACAGTCAGTGTTTACataaaataagaacatttatCAGGTATGTTATATATTTCTATCAGCATGATCAGTTGGTGTCGGTGTTTTTTACATATCTTTTCGGTAATTAAAACTGTACACCTGTTGGTTTGGTAATGTTATTGcataataataatgattttgttttggtaGCCCACAAACTTGTTCAATCTGTTATGTACTTAACATTTGATGTAAAAAGGGAactttgcacctgtcctaagtcaggaatctgatgtacagtagttgtcgtttgtttatgtaatatatacgtgtttctcgtttttcgttttgtttatatagattagaccgttggttttcccgtttgaatggttttacactagtaattttggggccctttatagcttgttgttcggtgtgagccaaggctccgtgttgaaggccgtactttaacctataatggtttaatttttaaattgttatttggatggagagttgtctcattggcactcacaccacatcttcctatatctattgtataaaataaacacGTGTTGTCATGGTTTGATGCGATGCCAAAGTACGGACtcatttaatgtaaaaaaacaacatctaaACAACATGTACATAGGTTTTATATAAGTGTAAGAGTATGTACTGAAAGTTTTGAAATTGCACTAGTATGTATGCCAAATAGGGCGTAAAGGCCCCTTTTCCTTTCCTCTCCTAAAATGATTCGTCCATTATATATGCATGAATTCAAAAATTACTAGAGACTAAATTGTTAGACTAATGTTTAATCAAGATTCATACtccattaacatgattaattcGGCGCTCTCAGTTTTCATCCGTATCATGAAAGTTTATATATGTATTCTTCTGGCTTTTTCACATTcatgatttatttatgttgATTACCAAAATAGTAGAATTAcatatgtataaatacattcatATCAATTGAAACGTCATCTATGTGTCAAAGACTTGGGAATAATGATTATTATGAATACTACTAGTTGTATACCAGTATACCTAACAGAACATGAAGAATGTTTAAGAGAAAAACAAGTAAGCCATTAAACTCTCGATTATAAATATCCTGATTTCATTATAGTATTCTTATAATATttcttattatttgtaaaagacAATTGAAATGAAAGGCTGGAAAATAGAAATTCTGGACGGTGTTGACATGTTGTCATTTCCAGGCTGTGTCCCGGGAGTAATTTTTGTGTACGGAGAGACTTCACAGGCAATCCTTGCAAACAAGAAAGGACACGTTTTTTGTGCGGCAGGtttgtattctttattgttATATAGCGTTTATTCTTCTACATGTCCTATGTTGATACAAATAGCAATCAATAAGTgctatataaatttgtttttctcttgcTGATTACGTTTCTATCGATATTTTacgaatttcaatttaaaagggTTTTCAGTTGAATTTTTGCTATGTTATAGTTACATTTGATTcgattcaatgttttttttttgtgtttgaacAACGTACAGTCGATGTTTGTAACAAACTTTGAAACAGATATCGGAAAAATACTTTGAATGTCGAGGCTGACATAGGGATAGcaaaagacaacaaaaaatcatttcatcTACTTTAAGCGAGGAGGAATATTATAAAAGCAAAACTGATAATCTATAACATATGTTCCTACTTTCTGTCataaccatttatttttctgaaaaaaattatcaaaacgacttcgatattttttttgatattccATTGTACTTATATTTAGGTTTGAAAAGAACATCAATACGTTCATATTTTATAGTGTATCTTTCTATGTCACATGTATGATGTGATGTTTCACTAATGCACCAGTCCTAAGTCAGGATTGTATAGTGTATCTTTCTATGTCACATGTATGATGTGATGTTTCACTaatgcacctgtcctaagtcagaaacctgatgttcagtagttgtctttGTTTGTGTGGTAATAAGtgtcttgtttttaaattaaatagattagatcgttggttttcctatttgaatgttttttgtaaatgtaaaaattaaccTTGTATCCTTtaatactgtttattttttcagcTGAATTTGGTAAAGGAAGaataattctaatgcaatttgtatgtaacaatttttttcattggctaaaagttgacgtcaaatccacagttgaccaggcgtaactaaggatggacccgccattttgaattgttgaataaacaaatgttcgattacttctatataatcgaaaatacaacaacacctacctcgaattcgccattttgatgtaattttatccgaatttgaatcGTACCGGTAACGTAATTatctccagtttgtaagttttcatttgtatgacgtcacgtttagccatgacgtctttgcGCCAAAATCATTAatgaagtttcgcggattttttttatttgtcaaatttagaccttttttcaagttttatcgtatcatttctttttgtaatgcattagaatcggaataacagtactgtagttgaagagttgccaccgtcaattgtagatttgacggtcgcaaatgcagttttactggcgacgcgtagcgtaactacagtactgttattccgtaATTGTATTTTCGCACAATGTATTTGTTAACAGTTTTGGAAAGAAAGATACGAAACGCAAAAACAAACGATTCAACGAAAATATCAGAAATTGGATAACGAAAAACACAGACAAGGGAAATGAGATACCTTGTTTTTCTGATTACTTTAATATCTTCGATGAGCTTCTTCCTGAATGTAGGATATTAACATGGAATGGACTTCCGGTTCGGATAGAGGATGACAGTGTATTGAAATTACTTGATTGGGTAGAGAGAGGAGGTGGATTGATATGTGGAGTGTGCCCATGGAGATTTGCAGAGGTTTATAAAATAGACGTTGAAAATATACCACTTAACATCATCTTCAGGGCAATAGGTATCGCTTATGCTGGTAAATTAATGTACAAGAATGATAGCGATTTAGCGGAACTTTTAGTAAACGACAATATGGCGGATTATGCAAAGCCCAGTGATCTAGTTTCAGCAATTAACAAGCACCCAGAAAAGATTAACAGATTAGGAGGATTACTACACAGTGTAGTACACTTACCAGAGGAACTTTATATCAAACACAAACCACATGTTGTGGAAATGATTCAGAAATTATCAGCAAATAACGACCATATATACCAACACGGAGTAAACCCGTTGAGTCACATGGCGCCAAAAAAGCTGCGATGCTTGTGTGCGATATCATGATACGAGATGGCTTAGAAGGGAATGTAGTATTAGCAGAAGGAATTCATGAATTTCCGGGAAAATTTGAGAATACACCGGAAGTTCAGTCTATCGAATTAGAATTTTCCTCACAAACACACAAATTATTATCATGGAATTGTCGTGCAGCAAGACGAAAAAAACATGGAATATTATTATTGGTCTGCATGGTGACGAGCTTTACAATATTAATTCTAAGCTATGACGATGGCCTAAGATCAGAATAAAGAAAGAGCTTAAAACAAACGAATTGAGAAATTTGTCTTCAACACCACTAACCATTTGCAGTCCATTTGGAGGACTGATTTATTTACAGTCGCCTAAAAGTACAAAGGATAAATTGCAGTTGAGACTACACAATGTCGTACCTGCTCACATATTTACTTACAAAACGGCAGATACATGGGAAACTGTAGAACGTTACAAGCCAGGACTATGGTGTGATATCATTGGTGACAAAATAGCTTTGACCTTACCATCCGCGTCAGTAAGACAGCTCTCAGATCCAACAATGACAATGAAAGTTTGGGATTCTGTAGTATCTGCCCACATTGACCTACTTGGGAAGGATCCATCCAATGGTAGAGGACAATGGGTTGTTACAGATGAACAGCCGTCAATTGGTTACATGCATTCTGGTTATCCAATCGTCACCCATCTGGACATGGCAGATCCTAATAAGGTTCGgtttaaaaattgactaaagAAAATATGTTAGAATTTTGTATATTCTGTACTTTTTTTAGTCTTTTGACTTTCCTTCTTTTAACGTGATTCATGTTTGCTGTAACAAAAATAGGAAGTTATATTGAAGAGTGTCACATATGGATTTTTATCTGCTCACACGTCCAGCTACATGTTATCATTCTCAGGTTTGaaggggtttgtgttgctcagttgatatttttttttatgttttccatGTTTTGGTTGGGCactaatatttgtttgtttgtctgttgatCCTTTCCTTTTGCACACATGACGTTTTAGATATAGTTTATCTCTTATAGTAGTATTTCCATACAAACCAAGCATCATAATTTCAAATTGCATTCCTAACATATCTGACAAAATGACGTCCTTtcattgaactagtatacatatttgtttaggggccagatgAAGAACGCCTCCGGTTACGAGAGTTTCtagctgcattgaagaccaatgggtggccttcagctgttgtctgctctatgatcgggttgttctttctttgacacatcccccatttccattcttaattgcATTATCATTCTCATTAACGAAAATCCTGATTTGCAAATAGTATGAAGATTGTGTACCCTATGCCTCAAACGTCttagaattttatcaaataccaATATGTTTACATTGTAGGATTCATTCaagaaaaagttttattattacatgaaccattttacatttgtaattagaTCTACGAGGACTGCTTCCTATTGTCCAGGGACCACATTTTAAACGTAAACAACATGAAAGGAGCTGGGGAATGTTCCATGAACTGGGACATAATTTCCAGGATTCTATGTGGACGTGGGGTAGAACGAAGGAGGTGACTTGTAATATATTTACTTTGCATGCTATGGACGTAGTTTGCAATGTGAAACCATGGGATCATCTCTGGGTCAGATAAAAGTTCGAAAATGCAAACAACTATGTCCGGGTAAGATATATCATATAAGTTATATCTATGAGTGTTTGTTCTCAAATTTATACACAATCCTAATTCTtgtttcatagatataggaagatgtggtgtgagtgccaatgagacaactctccatccaaataacaatttaaaaagtaaaccattataggttcaagtacggccttcaacacggagcattggctcacaccgaacaacaagctataaaggacccccaaattactagtgtaaaacctttcaaacgggaaaaccaacggtctaatctatataaacaaaacgagacacgagaaacacgtatatataacataaacaaacgacaactactgtacatcagattcctgacttggacaggtgcaaacattttcAGCGgtattaaacgttttaattgatccaaaccttctccctttttctgaaacaatagcataacatagaaaacacaAGATAATCACTTTTTAATGCCAAGAAAAATAACCGGTGTTCAAAACGTGTTTTTGTAACTTGAAATATACGGCTTCGTATACATACCTCTactgattaatttattgtataaacaaaacttgattgatttgtgtcaacaaacaaaataatacacTTGATTTTTATGTCCCTATCATAACTagatattgtttaaatatgGCGGCGATGAGCAATATTAATCTGTCATAATGTATTACAAGAAACTTATTCGAAAATCCGTAATTTCAAAGGTTTTAATTTGTATAGACATACACACACTTTTGTTTACAGGAAGGGGCAAAGTATGACAAATGGTGTACTAATCCTGGTATAGCGTTGTTAGTGTACGCACAGTTGGCAAGGGACTTTGGCTGGGGTACTCAAAAATCTGTATTTAGGACTTATGATAAAATTCCAAAAGACAAACGACCATCAAACCAGAAAGAAAAAGAGAACATGTGGATACAGACGTTTTCCAATGTAGTCAAGAGGAATCTAAGCCTCGTTTTCGAATTTTGGGGATGGCCGATTTGGGGCTTGGACGATTTGAAAAGTTCTACTTATTCACTTTTTATTCATCACTTCTCATGTAGCAAGTTTTGGCAACAATTGAAATAACAAGATTCAATTTAATGTCGGGGTCGATACCTCTGTTGATTTACAATGAGTACCCAGAGAGTGTAATCAGCTCAGTGGTTAGTAATTCTGTACTGACATGATTTGTAGCAAACCATTCTAAAAGTTTACgtttataaatttcaataaaaaaatgaaactcaGATTTCAACTTCAACCTGCAAAGTggaattttgattgttttgtctaggtctaaataattttaatatagcCTTATGATACCATTAGTATCGCGAAAATCGTTTGTACTggtttaatgaaaataattgtgtGAAGTTCTagataacatatttgttacatCGTCAATGTTTATGATCCTGTGGCGTCTGTAGTTGATTTAGGTGCTCCTTGTTGTTCTGCAGTTTGTATGCTGTGTCCACATTATATTATGTTCCTGTGGCGTCTGTCGTTGATGTAGGTGTTCCTTGTTGTTCTGCGGTTTGTATACTGTGTCCACATTATATTATGTTCCTGTGTCGTCTGTCGTTGATGTAGGTGTTCCTTGTTGTTCTGCGGTTTGTATGCTGTGTCCACATTATATTATGTTCCTGTGGCGTCTGTCGTTGATGAAGGTGTTCCTTGTTGTTCTGCGGTTTGCATGCTGtgtcaacattatattaagttcCTGTGGCGTATGTCGTTGATGTAGGTGTTCCTTGTTGTTTTGCGGTTTGCATGCTGTGTCCACATTATATTATGTTCCTGTGGCGTCTGTCGTTGATTTAGGTGTTCCTTGTTGTTCTGCGGTTTGTATGCTGTGTCCACATTATATTATGTTCCTGTGTCGTCTGTCGTTGATGTAGGTGTTCCTTGTTGTTCTGCGGTTTGTATGCTGTGTCCACATTATATTATGTTCCTGTGGCGTCTGTCGTTGATGAAGGTGTTCCTTGTTGTTCTGCGGTTTGCATGCTGtgtcaacattatattaagttcCTGTGGCGTATGTCGTTGATGTAGGTGTTCCTTGTTGTTTTGCGGTTTGCATGCTGTGTCCACATTATATTATGTTCCTGTGGCGTCTGTCGTTGATATAGGTGTTCCTTGTTGTTCTGCGGTTTGCATGCTGTGTCCACATTATATTATGTTCCTGTGGCGTCTGTCGTTAATGTAGGTGTTCCTTGTTGTTCTGCGGTTTGTATGCTGTGTCCACATTATATTATGTTCCTGTGGCGTCTGTCGTTGATGTAGGTGTTCCTTGTTGTTCTGCGGTTTGCATGAtgtgtccaaattatattaTGTTCCTGTGGCGTCTGTCGTTGATGTAGGTGTTCCTTGTTGTTCTGCGTTTTGTATGCTGTGTCAACATTATATTATGTTCCTGTGGCGTCTGTCCTTGATGTAGGTGTTCCTTGTTGTTCTGCGGTTTGTATGCTGTGTCCACATTATATTATGTTCCTGTGGCGTCTGTCGTTGACGTAGTTGTTCCTTGTTGTTCTGCGGTTTGTATGCTGTGTCCACATTATATTATGTTCCTGTGGCGTCTGTCGTTGATGTAGGTGTTCCTTGTTGTTCTGCGGTTTTAATGCTGTGTCAACATTATATTATGTTCCTGTGGCGTCTGTAGTTGACGTAGGTGTTCCTTGTTGTTCTGCGGTTTTTATGCTGTGTCCACATTATATTATGTTCCTGTGGCGTGTGTCGTTGATGTAAATGTTCCTTGTTGTTCGGTGGTTTGCATGCTGTGTCAACATTATATTATGTTCCTGTGGCGTCTGTCGTTGATGTAGGTGTTCCTTGTTGTTTTGCGGTTTGCATGCTGTGTCAACATTATATTATGTTCCTGTGGCGTCTGTCGTTGATGTAGATGTTCCTTGTTGTTCGGTGGTTTGCATGCTGTGTCAACATTATAATATGTTCCTGTGGCGTCTGTCGTTGATGTAGGTGTTCCTTGTTGTTTTGCGGTTTGCATACTGTGTCAACATTATATGGTGTTACTGTGGTGTATGTCGTTGACGTATGTGTTCCTTGTTGTTTTGCCGTTTGCATGCTGTGTCAACATTATATTATGTTCCTGTGGCGTCTGTCGTTGGTGTATGTGTTCCTTGTTGTTTTGCCGTTTGCATGCTGTGTCAacattatattatgtttttgtgtGTATCTCTGTGATGAGTGTTCTTGCATATGTTTGTTCTGTCAAgtattgttgtcattttagcgtaatatttttacattgcCGTAAAAATGGGAGGTTGGCTAGCAATACGAACAGGTTCAATGCATcatgttttttcttaaaatgttctttaacaaatcaggaatatggcagttgttaacaaacagttcgtttctatgtatgttggcgtttgcttttgtttcagttttcctcttatatttggtGTGTTTCCCTGGGTTGAAGTATGTTACCCGAATTTGCtttctctcaatcaatttatgtcttttgaacagcattatactactgttgcctttattttaggCCCTGTTTAGTCATATacctttttaactgttttgtttcTTATACATCCATGGCTTTGCAATATTTGACTTGTAGTTTCTTAATGATGGTAAACTCCAGAAAATTGCTTAAGCGGCATGAAATTTAATCAAAGTGCTTTTAAGCACGTGCACTGAACGGTAAACATTGCTTCAATTTATCAGTGATAGGTAATTATTGCATTGGTTGTACATGTAGTTGATTTCACAGCAATTCTagacaaatgaaaataacaccaAATGTATAAGGAAGATTATAACAATGACATCATTCTTCTTTTATAACAGTTATTAGATTCCTGCACTTGCAAAAGTAATGTAATTGTTTTGACAACTGTTACATCATTTTTTGCCTTTAATATCGGAGCATAAATTAAAGCGATATATTTCTTGAAATGTTCATGGATAGGATTAATAGAATGTTATGATCCTTGAaccatattttgtgtataaaaagGTAGTTATAAGCCTTGGAatatttagatatcaagtcagtccCATAAGGTTTGGATTGCATTTCATGCAATCTTCACCTAAAACGTGTTATTTGCATCTTTTATAGCACATTGTCGAGTGGTTAATACTATAAATTTTGAACCAGAACttataacaaacaattaaaagagtAAGGTTAAAATCattgaatgtaatattttaatattattatgtatacatttttacatacattGGTGACATATTTTATAAACCAAGTTTTAAGTTCAacttgatacattttgtagcacAGTAATGTATTgacaataaaaacattgaacTTGAAACCAAGATGACAACTACACAGACATATTAATACATTTTCTGTTAGATAGAAgtagaaattacaaaaatactcacATACACattcaaatcaatatattttaaaaacataaaatattgtaataaatgCAAGTAAATTAAGGTGGAagatagattatttttttttattataacttttgactttaacgccactttcagcacagTTAAATCAACGCAGCCAATGGTTATTGGTCGAGAAAATATGAGTGCCTGATAGTTGTTTGTGAAAAACTGGCAATTCTTGTTaatattgattgttggttggttgcttaacgtccagtggcaaatatttcatgcatattcaggacgagaacaagttcacactaaatacaataggtaggttgatacaatagaggccatctgggatgatggtcggagcaatttggactgccaccggaaaaggatGGTATATGGAAGGGACAGATATtctgccttgcaacaggccacctacggacccctcaaagggttgttgcaagggttcttaacgtgcaaagattTAACAAAGATTGGAGTTAACCTTACAGACCTTAGTTTTCACACATTACCTATATCATAAACGAACAACATAGACCACTTGGCCAAAAAAGCTTGGATAAAATTAAGACAACAGCCTTAGATAAAAGCTGAAATACAGACGGCAAATTCGTACTTCTTACAGCATCATGAcagttaaaaaacattttatagacATGATATAAGTCTTATTacttttttggtaaattttgacatcattgttaaaaaatgaaacgAAGATTACTTGACATGAGTTGTTATTGGTATCAATATAATTTAGCCTTTACTTCAGGTTAAAtacaaacagataaataaatCAGAAGTATAACAAGAATGAATAGAAAGATAAATTGTGAACGAAAATATGTACA
This Mytilus trossulus isolate FHL-02 chromosome 14, PNRI_Mtr1.1.1.hap1, whole genome shotgun sequence DNA region includes the following protein-coding sequences:
- the LOC134695716 gene encoding TRPM8 channel-associated factor homolog, encoding MTMKVWDSVVSAHIDLLGKDPSNGRGQWVVTDEQPSIGYMHSGYPIVTHLDMADPNKIYEDCFLLSRDHILNVNNMKGAGECSMNWDIISRILCGRGVERRR